The region AAAACCAGCAGTGGATTGTATCTTCCAGCAGGTGTAGCTGAGAAGGAAAGAATTCAAAGCGGTTATGTAATAAAAGTAGGACCAGGTTATGCTACATCAGCACAAAATGAAGATGAACCCTGGAAACAGAATGAGGAACAGGTAAAGTATATTCCGCTTCAGGCAAAAGAAGGAGACCTTGCTATATTTTTAAGAAAGGAAGCCTTTGAAATTGAATTTGAGAAAGAGAAGTTATTAATCGTACCAAACCCCGCGATTTTATTGCTAATCAGAAATGATGATTTCCTGGTGTAGTTCTTAGAAAACCAAAACTGCTATTGCAAATAGAAATGAAGATGCAATTACTAATTTTGTAATTATTGAAAAAT is a window of Ignavibacterium sp. DNA encoding:
- a CDS encoding co-chaperone GroES family protein codes for the protein MSLNFKNLQKFIVVGDRVLIRPQEDSNKTSSGLYLPAGVAEKERIQSGYVIKVGPGYATSAQNEDEPWKQNEEQVKYIPLQAKEGDLAIFLRKEAFEIEFEKEKLLIVPNPAILLLIRNDDFLV